Proteins encoded within one genomic window of Sphaerotilus montanus:
- a CDS encoding 2OG-Fe(II) oxygenase has protein sequence MNPLLDLLRQPSTPRPASPDGTPAPDRFWAEGRLPAGHLSIEVEGLGPLPQPLPPPQAQALHDLSEPAQFGLRDQTLLDPTVRHTGEVSADRLSLDWQPGAFAALKQAVAQALGVEQLDAWLHNMLIYGPGQFFKPHQDTEKHPGMVATLVLVWPSPHIGGTLRVQLGQQETVLSSQHLQAQDLRWFAFYADCRHEVLPVQEGWRVALTFDLVLPAKAARPVVDAALQTAVEGALRQQFGLDSDALNMAPWVLLLDHEYTEHGLRWPLLKGDDRWRVATLREAAEALGLRLHLALAELHQTWSAEPAPRSRWSRHDDDTPEPGELIDESLSLDFRIDQQDHVGPRGSLVIRRGDTTSFTETGRAHLVEEQYEGYMGNYGETLDYWYRRAALVIQLPQAAERDRFVLDFDGALADLLRLARSSSDAPALATLASRVQAAASTLADRVSLRGRELLDACAEIAAVLPDPDAATALLASFDPCSFRPEDAAVLARLQRQRGALWLRGVVRRWRDPQSRRFASTTGWCAQWGAYLSTPAPWPTPLSAFTQAALDAGWGLMPLDDWFDACLAALTRNDQARAKARPATRMQLQPGLLQAVNELAQSLVLRADDGVEDLQVLIDHVLAHPGLYPSTQLAPFVQSVGALSRQWPQDQPLHDRVTEALRNALAEPLRDLSDHRLHGVEWVCHCKDCLGMIPWAESASAEPLVLAMAEQRRRHVQAQFEAAGAPLTVTTLRQGSPHKLVLRKPGDLQERDRAVREAWVRDLAALNP, from the coding sequence ATGAACCCCCTGCTCGACCTCCTGCGCCAGCCGTCTACCCCGCGCCCCGCCTCGCCAGACGGCACCCCCGCCCCCGACCGCTTCTGGGCAGAAGGCCGCTTGCCCGCCGGGCACCTGTCGATCGAGGTGGAAGGACTCGGCCCGCTGCCCCAGCCCCTGCCGCCCCCCCAGGCCCAGGCGCTGCACGACCTCAGCGAACCCGCCCAATTCGGCCTGCGCGACCAGACCCTGCTGGACCCCACCGTGCGCCACACCGGCGAGGTCAGCGCCGACCGGCTCAGCCTCGACTGGCAGCCCGGCGCCTTCGCCGCGCTGAAGCAGGCGGTCGCGCAGGCACTCGGCGTGGAGCAACTCGACGCCTGGCTGCACAACATGCTGATCTACGGCCCCGGCCAGTTCTTCAAGCCCCACCAGGACACCGAGAAACACCCCGGCATGGTCGCCACGCTGGTGCTGGTCTGGCCATCACCGCACATCGGCGGCACGCTGCGGGTGCAACTGGGACAGCAGGAAACCGTCCTGTCGTCGCAGCACCTGCAGGCGCAGGACCTCCGCTGGTTCGCGTTCTATGCCGACTGCCGGCACGAGGTGCTGCCGGTGCAGGAGGGCTGGCGTGTCGCCCTGACGTTCGACCTCGTGCTGCCCGCCAAGGCGGCACGCCCGGTGGTGGACGCGGCGTTGCAGACAGCCGTGGAAGGTGCGCTGCGGCAGCAGTTCGGGCTGGACAGCGATGCGCTGAACATGGCCCCGTGGGTGCTGCTGCTCGACCACGAGTACACCGAACACGGCCTGCGCTGGCCGCTGCTCAAGGGCGATGACCGCTGGCGGGTGGCGACGCTGCGCGAGGCGGCCGAGGCGCTCGGGCTGCGCCTGCACCTGGCGCTCGCCGAGTTGCACCAGACCTGGAGCGCAGAGCCCGCACCCCGATCGCGCTGGAGTCGCCACGACGACGACACCCCCGAACCGGGCGAGCTGATCGACGAGTCGCTGTCGCTGGATTTCCGGATCGATCAACAGGACCATGTCGGCCCGCGCGGCAGCCTGGTGATCCGCCGCGGCGACACCACCAGCTTCACCGAAACCGGCCGTGCCCACCTCGTCGAGGAGCAGTACGAAGGCTACATGGGCAACTACGGCGAGACACTGGACTACTGGTACCGCCGCGCTGCGCTGGTGATCCAGTTACCGCAGGCGGCCGAGCGGGACCGCTTCGTGCTCGACTTCGACGGCGCGCTGGCGGACCTGCTGCGGCTGGCCAGATCCTCCTCCGACGCCCCCGCGCTCGCCACCCTCGCCAGCCGTGTGCAGGCCGCTGCCAGCACGCTGGCCGATCGGGTATCGCTCAGGGGCCGCGAGCTGCTCGACGCCTGTGCCGAGATCGCCGCCGTGTTGCCCGACCCGGACGCCGCCACCGCCTTGCTGGCCAGCTTCGACCCGTGCAGCTTCCGGCCAGAGGACGCTGCCGTGCTGGCCCGGCTGCAGCGACAGCGCGGCGCCCTCTGGCTGCGCGGCGTGGTACGGCGCTGGCGCGATCCGCAATCGCGGCGGTTCGCCTCGACGACCGGGTGGTGTGCGCAGTGGGGGGCGTACCTGTCCACGCCGGCACCGTGGCCGACACCACTGTCAGCGTTCACGCAGGCCGCCCTGGACGCGGGCTGGGGCCTGATGCCGCTGGACGACTGGTTCGACGCCTGCCTGGCTGCGCTGACCCGCAACGATCAGGCGAGAGCGAAGGCCAGACCGGCCACCCGGATGCAGCTGCAGCCCGGCCTGCTGCAGGCGGTGAACGAACTGGCGCAGTCCCTCGTGCTGCGGGCGGACGACGGCGTGGAGGATCTGCAGGTGCTGATCGACCATGTGCTCGCACACCCGGGCCTGTATCCCTCCACGCAGCTGGCGCCCTTCGTGCAATCCGTCGGCGCCTTGTCTCGCCAGTGGCCGCAGGACCAGCCCCTGCACGACCGCGTGACCGAGGCGCTGCGCAACGCCCTGGCAGAACCGCTGCGCGACCTGTCGGACCACCGCCTGCACGGCGTGGAGTGGGTCTGCCACTGCAAGGACTGCCTGGGCATGATCCCCTGGGCCGAGTCCGCCAGCGCCGAGCCGCTCGTGCTGGCGATGGCCGAGCAGCGCCGCCGGCATGTCCAGGCACAGTTCGAGGCCGCGGGCGCACCGCTCACCGTGACCACACTCCGGCAAGGTTCTCCCCACAAGCTGGTGCTGCGCAAGCCGGGTGATCTGCAGGAACGTGATCGGGCGGTGCGTGAAGCGTGGGTCCGTGACCTGGCCGCATTGAACCCTTGA
- a CDS encoding ABC-three component system protein: MDATQRYCYGLNFKNVFLTEKGKAFESFFARVMTYGFTGDFQPVRPYGALGDLKCDGFRASDGTVFQCYAPDAMKLADLLKKIDEDFHGAVAHWGARMQRWEFVHNDVRGLPAEAVQKLQDLRTAYPGIRTSVFGEAEMRNVVMSLALHQLEDLFGAVPSQKTLERLGFAQLVPILKLISRREPPADPPTTAPSASKLENNALSRDVAGALCQGRLRERLVEDCLAQWPDPGLGEEVAEGFRNRYRGLKAIGYTPDEIFEDLQEFAGGMRGEPARQGAVLAVLSYFFERCDIFEDAKPDPTPSP; encoded by the coding sequence TTGGATGCGACACAACGCTACTGCTACGGCCTGAACTTCAAGAACGTGTTCTTGACCGAAAAAGGCAAGGCGTTCGAGAGCTTCTTCGCCCGCGTGATGACATATGGCTTCACTGGAGACTTCCAGCCTGTGCGGCCCTATGGGGCCCTGGGAGATCTGAAGTGCGATGGCTTCCGCGCAAGCGATGGAACGGTTTTTCAGTGCTACGCGCCGGACGCGATGAAGCTGGCCGATCTTCTGAAGAAGATCGACGAAGACTTCCACGGCGCCGTTGCGCACTGGGGAGCACGGATGCAGCGCTGGGAGTTCGTTCACAACGATGTGCGCGGGCTTCCTGCGGAGGCCGTTCAGAAGCTGCAGGACTTGCGAACAGCCTATCCCGGCATCAGAACCAGCGTCTTTGGTGAGGCAGAGATGCGCAACGTGGTCATGTCGCTCGCCTTGCACCAGCTTGAAGATCTGTTCGGTGCCGTTCCGTCGCAGAAGACTCTGGAACGGCTGGGCTTCGCTCAACTGGTCCCCATCTTGAAATTGATCAGCCGGCGGGAGCCGCCCGCCGACCCTCCGACAACGGCCCCCTCTGCTTCCAAGCTCGAAAACAATGCGCTGTCACGCGACGTGGCAGGAGCGCTGTGCCAGGGACGTCTGAGGGAAAGACTGGTTGAAGACTGCCTTGCTCAGTGGCCTGATCCCGGCTTGGGCGAGGAAGTCGCCGAGGGGTTCAGGAACCGCTATCGTGGACTCAAGGCCATCGGGTACACACCCGATGAAATCTTCGAAGACTTGCAAGAATTTGCGGGAGGCATGCGTGGCGAGCCTGCGCGCCAGGGTGCCGTCCTCGCCGTGCTGTCCTATTTCTTCGAGCGTTGCGACATCTTCGAGGATGCCAAACCAGATCCGACCCCATCACCATGA
- a CDS encoding ABC-three component system middle component 6: protein MILPTKHIRPDRALLTVGGEILGYLHEPATVSRLWDLVRNARKETHQAAPINYDWFILALDLLFMVGAVDLDRGLVRKAAAP, encoded by the coding sequence ATGATCCTTCCCACCAAGCACATCCGGCCTGATCGAGCCTTGCTGACCGTCGGCGGGGAGATCCTCGGCTACCTGCACGAACCTGCGACCGTCTCGCGACTGTGGGATCTGGTGCGCAACGCCCGCAAAGAGACACATCAAGCGGCACCGATCAACTACGACTGGTTCATCCTGGCTCTGGATCTGCTTTTCATGGTGGGCGCGGTTGACCTCGACCGGGGACTTGTCCGCAAGGCCGCCGCACCATGA
- a CDS encoding ABC-three component system protein: MIYTITSDLPSFKSLTFKPGLNILLADKSEGATDRQSRNGAGKTSLVELIHFLMGGTADKDSIFRSAALAPWTFEMCADIGDAPVNIGRSGSKPSRVHLDGPVVNWPVQPERDAKTGEFQFSNDQWRLFLGRVLFGLSTSSDESNHRFGPTFRSLFSYFARRQNSVGMLQPTQHAAKQQAWDQQVAVSYLLGLDAHIPQEFQKLRTEEKAIAELRKAAKDGVLGRYFSSAADLRTRVVITEARVRRMKEQLATFRVVPAYAELEKEASTITRQISSLSDENTSDRELILQLQDSLTTESPPAVTSLERVYREAQVVLPDTVSKRFAEIELFHQAIVQNRKAHLGAEISSAELRITERERTREQLDIRRQQIMGILQSGGALEHYALLQEEASRAEAEAEGLKQRLVIAERIESTKAELEIERARLHKALQEDQHERRELIDEAVLIFEDLSNALYEKAGILTISATHNGPLVEVRIDSQRSKGITNMQIFCFDLMLADLATRRGMGPGFLVHDSHLFDGVDERQIAKALQLGADHAKAVGYQYIVTMNSDALPKDGFRPGFDIGEFICPVRLTDATNSGGLFGLRFD, translated from the coding sequence ATGATCTACACCATCACCAGTGACCTTCCCAGCTTCAAGTCCCTCACGTTCAAGCCGGGGCTGAACATCCTGCTGGCGGACAAGAGTGAAGGTGCCACGGATCGCCAGTCCCGCAATGGGGCAGGCAAGACCAGTCTGGTGGAGCTGATCCACTTCTTGATGGGGGGCACCGCGGACAAGGACAGCATTTTCCGATCTGCTGCGCTGGCGCCGTGGACGTTTGAGATGTGTGCAGACATTGGGGATGCCCCTGTGAACATCGGACGTTCCGGCAGCAAGCCGTCCCGTGTTCATCTCGACGGCCCTGTGGTGAATTGGCCGGTACAACCTGAGCGAGATGCCAAGACAGGGGAATTTCAGTTCAGCAATGACCAGTGGCGACTTTTCCTGGGGCGCGTGCTCTTTGGTTTGTCCACCTCAAGCGATGAGTCCAACCATCGTTTCGGCCCCACGTTCCGATCGCTCTTTTCCTATTTCGCCAGACGCCAAAACAGCGTAGGCATGCTGCAACCCACCCAGCACGCGGCAAAACAGCAGGCGTGGGATCAGCAGGTCGCCGTGTCCTACCTGCTGGGCCTTGATGCGCACATACCGCAGGAATTCCAGAAACTGCGCACCGAGGAAAAAGCCATCGCCGAACTGCGCAAGGCCGCCAAGGACGGGGTGCTGGGGCGCTATTTCAGTTCGGCGGCTGATCTGCGCACGCGCGTGGTCATCACGGAAGCCCGTGTACGCCGCATGAAAGAACAGTTGGCGACTTTCCGTGTGGTGCCGGCCTACGCAGAACTGGAGAAGGAGGCTTCGACCATCACGCGGCAGATTTCATCGCTCAGTGACGAGAACACCTCGGACCGCGAACTGATCCTGCAATTACAGGATTCCCTGACGACGGAAAGCCCGCCCGCTGTCACGAGCCTGGAGCGGGTTTACCGGGAAGCCCAAGTTGTTCTACCGGACACGGTCAGCAAGCGTTTTGCAGAGATCGAGCTGTTTCATCAGGCGATCGTGCAGAACCGCAAAGCCCATCTCGGCGCGGAGATCAGTTCGGCAGAACTGCGGATCACCGAGCGAGAGCGCACGCGCGAGCAACTGGATATTCGACGCCAGCAGATCATGGGCATTCTCCAGTCAGGCGGCGCCTTGGAGCACTACGCCCTTCTGCAGGAGGAGGCCAGCCGAGCCGAGGCAGAAGCCGAGGGCTTGAAGCAGCGACTGGTCATCGCTGAGCGCATCGAGAGTACCAAGGCCGAACTGGAAATCGAGCGGGCGAGGCTGCACAAGGCCCTTCAAGAGGATCAGCATGAGCGCAGAGAGTTGATTGACGAAGCCGTTCTGATTTTTGAAGACCTGTCCAATGCGCTGTACGAGAAGGCCGGCATCCTGACCATCAGTGCCACGCACAATGGCCCCTTGGTCGAAGTGCGGATCGACTCGCAACGCAGCAAAGGCATCACCAACATGCAGATCTTCTGCTTCGATCTGATGCTGGCCGACCTGGCGACTCGTCGAGGCATGGGTCCAGGATTCCTGGTTCACGACAGCCATCTTTTTGACGGTGTCGATGAGCGTCAGATTGCCAAGGCGCTTCAATTGGGTGCGGACCACGCCAAGGCGGTGGGGTATCAGTACATCGTGACCATGAACTCCGATGCCTTGCCCAAGGATGGATTTCGCCCTGGATTCGACATCGGAGAGTTCATTTGTCCGGTCAGGCTGACAGATGCCACCAACAGCGGCGGCCTCTTTGGTCTACGGTTCGATTAG
- the alaC gene encoding alanine transaminase gives MSSSASTSGKRRFARIDRLPPYVFNITAELKLAARRRGEDIIDLSMGNPDGATPAHIVAKLTEVAQRPDTHGYSASKGIPRLRRAISHWYKDRYDVDINPDSEAIVTIGSKEGLAHLMLATLDRGDTVLVPDPSYPIHIYGAVIAGADIRSVPLVPGVDFFAELEKTIRGSYPKPKMMVLGFPSNPTAQCVELDFFERVIALAKKHDIFVVHDLAYADICFDGWKAPSIMQVKGAKDIAVEFFTLSKSYNMAGWRIGFMVGNPDLVAALARIKSYHDYGTFTPLQVAAIAALEGDQQCVKDIAATYQKRRDVLVKGLREVGWDVECPKASMYIWAKIPERYAAMGSLEFAKLLMEKAKVCVSPGIGFGDHGDDHVRFALIENEGRIRQAVRGIKAMFKAD, from the coding sequence ATGTCTTCCTCTGCCTCCACTTCGGGCAAGCGCCGCTTTGCGCGCATCGATCGCCTTCCCCCCTACGTCTTCAACATCACGGCCGAGCTGAAGCTCGCCGCGCGCCGCCGTGGCGAGGACATCATCGACCTCAGCATGGGCAACCCCGACGGCGCCACCCCCGCGCACATCGTCGCCAAGCTCACCGAGGTCGCGCAAAGGCCCGACACCCACGGCTACTCGGCCAGCAAGGGCATCCCGCGCCTGCGCCGTGCGATCTCGCATTGGTACAAGGACCGCTATGACGTGGACATCAACCCCGACAGCGAGGCCATCGTCACCATCGGCTCCAAGGAGGGCCTGGCGCACCTGATGCTCGCCACGCTCGACCGCGGTGACACCGTGCTGGTGCCCGACCCGAGCTACCCGATCCACATCTACGGCGCGGTGATCGCGGGCGCCGACATCCGCTCGGTGCCGCTGGTGCCCGGCGTGGACTTCTTCGCCGAGCTGGAGAAGACCATCCGCGGCAGCTACCCGAAGCCGAAGATGATGGTGCTGGGCTTCCCGAGCAACCCGACCGCGCAGTGCGTGGAACTCGATTTCTTCGAGCGGGTGATCGCGCTGGCGAAGAAACACGACATCTTCGTCGTCCACGACCTGGCCTACGCCGACATCTGCTTCGACGGCTGGAAGGCGCCGTCGATCATGCAGGTCAAGGGCGCCAAGGACATCGCGGTCGAGTTCTTCACGCTGAGCAAGAGCTACAACATGGCCGGCTGGCGCATCGGCTTCATGGTCGGCAACCCGGACCTCGTGGCCGCCCTCGCGCGCATCAAGAGCTACCACGACTACGGCACCTTCACGCCGCTGCAGGTCGCTGCCATCGCCGCGCTGGAAGGCGACCAGCAGTGCGTCAAGGACATCGCCGCGACCTACCAGAAGCGCCGCGACGTGCTGGTCAAGGGGCTGCGCGAGGTCGGCTGGGATGTCGAATGCCCGAAGGCGTCGATGTACATCTGGGCGAAGATCCCCGAGCGCTATGCGGCGATGGGCTCGCTGGAATTCGCCAAGCTGCTGATGGAGAAGGCCAAGGTCTGCGTCTCGCCCGGCATCGGCTTCGGCGACCACGGCGATGACCATGTGCGGTTCGCGCTGATCGAGAACGAGGGGCGGATACGGCAGGCGGTGCGCGGCATCAAGGCGATGTTCAAGGCTGACTAA
- a CDS encoding LysE family transporter — MDLPALPSSPLFLQSLWIGLSIAAPVGPIGLLTIQRTLEQGTRAGLATGLGAAAADACYGALGAFGSRLVIDALAQARPVLLGLGCAVLLWMAWSLWRASPAPNAAPLPGETQLGKLFAGTFVLTLSNPSTIFSFMAIFGALATGSAVPAAPGPMIAGVFCGSALWWLVLCAGGALAGPVR, encoded by the coding sequence ATGGATCTGCCTGCGCTCCCCTCGTCACCGCTGTTCCTGCAGTCGCTCTGGATCGGCCTGTCGATTGCCGCGCCGGTCGGTCCGATCGGGCTGCTGACCATCCAGCGCACGCTGGAGCAGGGCACCCGCGCGGGCCTGGCCACCGGACTGGGCGCGGCGGCGGCGGACGCCTGCTACGGCGCGCTCGGCGCGTTCGGCTCGCGGCTGGTGATCGACGCGCTGGCGCAGGCGCGGCCGGTGCTGCTGGGGCTGGGCTGCGCGGTGCTGCTGTGGATGGCATGGTCGCTGTGGCGGGCTTCACCGGCTCCCAACGCTGCGCCACTGCCGGGCGAGACGCAGCTCGGCAAGCTCTTCGCCGGCACCTTCGTGCTGACGCTGTCCAACCCGTCCACCATCTTCTCGTTCATGGCGATCTTCGGCGCGCTCGCCACAGGCAGCGCCGTGCCGGCCGCACCAGGGCCGATGATCGCCGGGGTGTTCTGCGGGTCGGCGCTGTGGTGGCTGGTGCTGTGCGCGGGGGGGGCGCTGGCGGGCCCGGTTCGATGA
- a CDS encoding flavin-containing monooxygenase, translated as MTSTDTVTTTTPTPTEQAADWLARFAAALAAGQADTAAALFGEDSYWRDLVSFTWNLRTEEGRGAIHEMLAARLADVQPSNFQLQGDATEAGGITEAWFTFETAVARGLGHLRLMNGLAWTFLTTMVELKGHEEKKGTRRIKGAEHGVHPGRQTWLEARQHEAATLGYTEQPEVVIIGGGQGGIGLGARLRRLGVPTIIIEKNARAGDSWRNRYKSLCLHDPVWYDHMPYLPFPDDWPVFCPKDKVGDWLESYTKLMELNYWSSTVAEKARWDEDAQRWEVRVVRDGQPVTLRPKQLVFALGVSGYANVPKIPGAETFLGQQHHSSKHPGGDAWRGKKAVVLGSNNSAHDICADLWENGADVTMVQRSSTHIAPSDSLMELALGGLYSEQAVASGIDHHKADLVFASVPYKIMHTFHIPVYEEMKRRDADLYRRLEEAGFMLDFGEDGSGLFMKYLRRGSGYYIDVGASELIANGSVHLRSRVDIARVNPTSVTLTDGSELPCDLLVYATGYGSMNNWLADLVSPEVADRVGKCWGLGSATTKDPGPWEGELRNMWKPTPVDNLWIHGGNLHQSRHYSQFLSLQLKARMEGIPTPVYKPAPSHHRR; from the coding sequence ATGACATCGACGGACACCGTCACCACGACTACCCCCACGCCCACGGAGCAGGCCGCCGACTGGCTCGCCCGCTTCGCCGCCGCGCTCGCCGCCGGACAAGCCGACACCGCCGCCGCGCTGTTCGGCGAGGACAGCTACTGGCGCGACCTCGTCAGCTTCACCTGGAACCTCCGCACCGAGGAAGGCCGCGGCGCCATCCACGAGATGCTGGCCGCGCGGCTGGCCGATGTGCAGCCGTCGAACTTCCAGCTGCAAGGCGACGCCACCGAGGCCGGCGGCATCACCGAGGCGTGGTTCACCTTCGAGACCGCCGTGGCGCGCGGCCTGGGGCACCTGCGGCTCATGAACGGGCTGGCGTGGACCTTCCTGACCACGATGGTCGAGCTGAAGGGCCACGAGGAGAAGAAGGGCACGCGCCGCATCAAGGGCGCCGAACACGGTGTCCACCCCGGCCGGCAGACCTGGCTGGAAGCACGCCAGCACGAGGCCGCCACGCTGGGCTACACAGAACAACCCGAGGTCGTCATCATCGGCGGCGGGCAGGGCGGTATCGGGCTGGGCGCGCGGCTGCGGCGGCTGGGCGTGCCGACGATCATCATCGAGAAGAACGCCCGCGCCGGCGACTCCTGGCGCAACCGCTACAAGAGCCTGTGCCTGCACGACCCGGTCTGGTACGACCACATGCCCTACCTGCCGTTCCCGGACGACTGGCCGGTGTTCTGCCCCAAGGACAAGGTCGGCGACTGGCTGGAGAGCTACACCAAGCTGATGGAGCTGAACTACTGGAGCAGCACCGTCGCCGAGAAGGCCCGCTGGGACGAGGACGCGCAGCGCTGGGAAGTGCGTGTCGTGCGCGACGGCCAGCCGGTGACGCTGCGGCCGAAGCAGCTCGTGTTCGCGCTGGGCGTGTCGGGCTATGCGAACGTGCCGAAGATCCCCGGCGCCGAGACCTTCCTCGGCCAGCAGCACCACTCCAGCAAGCACCCCGGCGGTGACGCCTGGCGCGGCAAGAAGGCGGTCGTGCTCGGCTCGAACAACTCGGCGCACGACATCTGCGCCGACCTGTGGGAGAACGGCGCCGACGTGACCATGGTGCAGCGCTCGTCCACGCACATCGCGCCGTCGGACTCGCTGATGGAGCTGGCGCTCGGCGGGCTGTACTCGGAGCAGGCGGTGGCCAGCGGCATCGACCACCACAAGGCGGACCTGGTCTTCGCCTCGGTGCCGTACAAGATCATGCACACCTTCCACATCCCCGTGTACGAGGAGATGAAGCGCCGCGACGCCGACCTCTACCGCCGCCTGGAGGAGGCCGGCTTCATGCTCGACTTCGGCGAGGACGGCTCGGGGCTGTTCATGAAGTACCTACGCCGCGGCTCGGGCTACTACATCGACGTGGGCGCGAGCGAGCTGATCGCCAACGGCAGCGTCCACCTGCGCAGCCGCGTGGACATCGCCCGCGTCAACCCGACCTCGGTGACGCTGACGGACGGCAGCGAGCTGCCCTGCGACCTGCTGGTCTACGCCACCGGCTACGGCTCGATGAACAACTGGCTGGCCGATCTGGTCTCGCCGGAGGTGGCGGACCGGGTGGGCAAGTGCTGGGGTCTGGGCTCGGCGACGACCAAGGATCCAGGGCCGTGGGAGGGCGAGCTGCGCAACATGTGGAAGCCCACGCCTGTGGATAACCTGTGGATCCATGGCGGCAACCTGCACCAGTCGCGCCACTACTCGCAGTTCCTGTCGCTGCAGTTGAAGGCGCGCATGGAGGGCATTCCGACGCCGGTGTACAAGCCGGCGCCGAGCCACCACCGGCGCTGA
- a CDS encoding ArsR/SmtB family transcription factor: MTAHREIKNHLYEQVARIGKAMASPKRLELVELLCQGEKTVETLAAQADISVKLTSAHLRELRLARLVETRKDGKYVLYRLSSTSVADLWVSLRAEAEERLVELQVALGDVVAHGHALEGLDRQALLHKASLGEVVVLDVRPAAEYSAAHLPHARSMPMNELRQRLAELPPGLPVVAYCRGPFCLMAKEAVELLRQHGHPAIHLTDGVAEWRARGLPLAA, encoded by the coding sequence ATGACCGCACACCGAGAGATCAAGAACCACCTCTACGAGCAGGTCGCCCGCATCGGCAAGGCCATGGCCAGCCCGAAGCGGCTGGAACTGGTCGAATTGCTGTGCCAGGGGGAGAAGACCGTCGAGACCTTGGCAGCGCAGGCCGACATCAGCGTCAAGCTCACCAGCGCACACCTCAGGGAGCTGCGGCTGGCCCGCCTCGTCGAGACGCGCAAGGACGGCAAGTACGTGCTGTACCGCCTGAGCAGCACCAGCGTGGCCGACCTGTGGGTCAGCCTGCGCGCCGAAGCCGAGGAACGGCTCGTGGAACTGCAGGTGGCGCTCGGGGACGTGGTCGCACACGGGCACGCACTCGAAGGGCTGGACCGGCAAGCCTTGCTGCACAAGGCGTCCCTGGGCGAGGTCGTGGTGCTGGATGTGCGCCCCGCGGCCGAGTACAGCGCCGCCCATCTGCCGCACGCCCGATCGATGCCGATGAACGAGTTGAGGCAGCGTCTGGCCGAGCTGCCGCCAGGGCTGCCCGTGGTGGCCTACTGCCGTGGGCCGTTCTGCCTCATGGCCAAGGAAGCGGTCGAACTGCTGCGCCAGCACGGCCACCCCGCCATCCACTTGACCGATGGCGTGGCCGAGTGGCGCGCCCGCGGTCTGCCGCTTGCCGCCTGA
- a CDS encoding MFS transporter, with amino-acid sequence MRFGLRANRAQVSHHLLQVLLVGMTIGMMRNVVPALAESEFGVPRGSFMLLVAFVVAFGFVKGAMNFVAGRLAERIGRRRVLLIGWAVALPIPLLVAWAPSWGWIVAATVLLGVNQGLTWSMTQTAKLDLTRADQRGLVIGLNEFSGYAGVAIAGVLTGYAAVWLGPRQGLLWFGMAVIGLASVLAWWAVVETLPWAHAEVKGHAAAAAVAGLRPRHPSGVSAHPSTRELFALVSWKDRRLAALCQAGLVEKFVDALVWVFWPVYLHQQGVDLPGIGWIVGVYGFTWGGAQFFTGRLSDRIGRHGLNVAGMWLCGAGVALLPMGHSAWWWSTSAAVAGLGMAMLYPNLSAAVADIAHPTWRASAIGLYRFWRDLGYGLGALGLGAAAALGGRIETAFSFVAVAMFLSGGVLWRWGEETHLRLNPAPVVLED; translated from the coding sequence ATGCGCTTCGGTCTGCGTGCCAACCGCGCTCAGGTGTCCCACCACCTGCTGCAGGTGCTGCTGGTCGGCATGACGATCGGCATGATGCGCAACGTCGTGCCGGCGCTGGCCGAGTCCGAGTTCGGCGTGCCACGCGGCTCGTTCATGCTGCTGGTGGCGTTCGTCGTCGCCTTCGGCTTCGTCAAGGGCGCGATGAACTTCGTCGCGGGCCGGCTGGCCGAGCGCATCGGGCGACGCCGGGTGCTGCTGATCGGCTGGGCGGTGGCGCTGCCGATTCCGCTTCTGGTGGCCTGGGCGCCGTCCTGGGGCTGGATCGTCGCGGCCACGGTGCTGCTGGGGGTGAACCAGGGGCTGACGTGGTCCATGACGCAGACTGCCAAGCTCGACCTCACGCGGGCGGACCAGCGCGGTCTGGTCATCGGGCTGAACGAGTTTTCGGGCTATGCAGGTGTCGCCATCGCCGGGGTGCTGACGGGCTACGCCGCGGTGTGGCTCGGGCCGCGGCAAGGCTTGCTGTGGTTCGGCATGGCGGTGATCGGGCTGGCGAGCGTGCTGGCGTGGTGGGCCGTGGTCGAAACCTTGCCGTGGGCGCATGCGGAGGTGAAGGGCCACGCGGCGGCCGCCGCAGTCGCCGGCCTGCGCCCGCGTCATCCGTCCGGGGTGAGCGCGCATCCGAGCACCCGCGAACTCTTCGCGCTGGTGAGCTGGAAGGACCGGCGGCTGGCCGCGCTGTGCCAGGCCGGGCTGGTCGAGAAGTTCGTCGATGCGCTGGTCTGGGTCTTCTGGCCGGTCTACCTGCACCAGCAGGGCGTGGATCTGCCCGGGATTGGCTGGATCGTGGGCGTCTACGGCTTCACCTGGGGTGGCGCGCAGTTCTTCACCGGGCGGCTCTCCGACCGCATCGGTCGGCACGGCCTCAACGTCGCGGGCATGTGGCTGTGTGGCGCGGGCGTGGCCCTGCTGCCGATGGGCCACAGCGCGTGGTGGTGGAGCACGTCGGCCGCGGTCGCCGGGTTGGGCATGGCCATGCTCTACCCGAATCTGAGCGCCGCGGTGGCCGACATCGCCCACCCGACATGGCGCGCCTCGGCCATCGGCCTCTACCGCTTCTGGCGCGACCTGGGCTACGGGCTCGGTGCACTCGGGCTGGGCGCCGCGGCGGCACTGGGTGGACGCATCGAGACCGCGTTCTCGTTCGTGGCCGTGGCGATGTTCCTGTCGGGGGGCGTGCTGTGGCGCTGGGGGGAAGAAACCCACCTGCGACTCAACCCGGCCCCGGTGGTGCTGGAAGACTGA